Proteins encoded together in one Coffea arabica cultivar ET-39 chromosome 2c, Coffea Arabica ET-39 HiFi, whole genome shotgun sequence window:
- the LOC113731180 gene encoding snakin-2 → MAFAKLIIPFILVSLLVLHQVQAVQTNHQLASNAVSNTGYGPKMDCGAACAGRCQLSSRPRLCKRACGTCCVRCNCVPPGTSGNYEACPCYASLTTHGNRRKCP, encoded by the exons ATGGCTTTTGCAAAATTAATCATCCCGTTCATACTCGTTTCTTTGCTGGTTCTCCACCAAGTCCAAGCGGTTCAAACCAATCATCAACTG GCCAGCAATGCTGTTTCAAACACAGGTTATGGCCCAAAAATGG ATTGTGGGGCAGCTTGTGCAGGGAGATGCCAGTTATCATCGAGACCAAGGCTTTGCAAGAGGGCATGTGGAACCTGCTGTGTCAGGTGCAACTGCGTTCCTCCGGGGACTTCAGGCAACTATGAAGCTTGTCCTTGCTATGCCAGCCTTACCACCCATGGCAACAGGCGCAAATGCCCTTAA
- the LOC113731179 gene encoding uncharacterized protein gives MRGTGKRPIQAVKTWVRRQPPKVKGFLAVISGMAALVLLRAIVHDHDNLFVAAEAVHSIGISVLIYKLMKEKTCAGLSLKSQELTAMFLAVRLYCSFVMEYDIHTLLDLATLATTLWVIYMIRFKLKSSYMEDKDNFALYYVVVPCAVLAILIHPSTSHHIINRIAWGFCVYLEAVSVLPQLRVMQNTKIVEPFTAHYVFALGIARFLSCAHWVLQVLDSRGHLLTALGYGLWPSMVLISEIVQTFILADFCYYYVKSVFGGQLVLRLPSGVV, from the exons ATGAGGGGCACAGGGAAGAGGCCGATCCAAGCCGTCAAAACATGGGTACGGAGGCAACCACCCAAGGTCAAAGGTTTCCTCGCCGTGATTTCCGGTATGGCGGCCCTTGTTCTCCTCCGTGCTATCGTTCACGATCACGATAACCTCTTTGTTGCTGCCGAGGCCGTTCACTCCATTGGAATTTCTGTCCTTATCTATAAGCTTATGAAGGAGAAGACCTGCGCTG GGCTTTCACTCAAGTCCCAGGAGCTAACAGCTATGTTTTTGGCTGTTAGGCTTTACTGCAGTTTTGTGATGGAATATGATATACACACTTTGCTTGATTTAGCTACTTTGGCAACTACCTTGTGGGTTATCTATATGATCCGTTTTAAGTTGAAGTCGAGTTACATGGAAGACAAAGACAACTTTGCATTGTATTATGTG GTAGTACCTTGCGCTGTTTTAGCTATACTAATTCATCCATCCACATCACATCACATCATCAACAGGATTGCCTGGGGTTTCTGTGTATATCTTGAAGCTGTTTCTGTGCTGCCTCAGTTGCGAGTTATGCAAAACACTAAG ATTGTTGAGCCATTCACAGCTCATTATGTATTTGCATTGGGTATTGCAAGGTTTTTAAGCTGTGCTCATTGGGTTCTCCAG GTTCTGGACAGTCGTGGCCATCTGCTTACGGCTTTGGGATATGGACTGTGGCCTTCCATGGTGCTTATATCTGAAATTGTTCAAACGTTCATTCTAGCAGACTTCTGTTATTATTATGTGAAAAG TGTTTTTGGAGGACAGCTGGTCTTACGCCTTCCTTCTGGAGTAGTATGA
- the LOC113728443 gene encoding type III polyketide synthase B → MGIEDAVHGSTIVTPGKATILALGKAFPPQLVMQEFLVDGYFRNTNCDDPDLKQKLTRLCKTTTVKTRYVVMSEEILNQYPELVVEGLPTVKQRLDICNPAVTEMAIEAAQSCIKNWGRPISDITHLVYVSSSEVRLPGGDLYLAKGLGLRPETQRVMLNFSGCSGGVAGIRVAKDIAENNPGSRVLLATSETTIIGFRPPSAERPYDLVGVALFGDGAGAMIVGSSPEPSIERPLFELHTSMQHFLPDTEKIIDGRLTEEGISFKLGRELPQIIEDNIEGFCARLMDVAGYSEKDYNKMFWAVHPGGPAILNRMEKKLDLLPEKLNASRRALADFGNASSNTIVYVLEYMLEENKIARKEDQKGNEEWGLILAFGPGITVEGILTRTLAV, encoded by the exons ATGGGGATCGAAGATGCCGTACATGGGTCAACGATCGTAACTCCTGGAAAAGCTACTATTCTTGCTCTGGGCAAGGCCTTCCCTCCCCAGCTTGTCATGCAAGAGTTCCTAGTGGATGGATATTTCAGAAACACCAACTGTGATGACCCGGACCTCAAGCAGAAGCTGACTCGACTCT GCAAAACGACCACGGTGAAAACAAGATATGTGGTAATGTCGGAAGAGATCCTAAATCAGTACCCTGAGCTCGTGGTTGAAGGCCTTCCTACCGTGAAGCAACGGCTGGACATCTGCAATCCAGCTGTAACAGAGATGGCCATCGAAGCTGCGCAATCATGCATCAAGAATTGGGGAAGGCCTATTTCGGATATCACGCATTTAGTATACGTTTCTTCCAGTGAAGTTAGACTGCCTGGCGGTGATCTATACCTAGCAAAAGGACTCGGGCTTCGACCTGAAACTCAGAGAGTTATGCTCAACTTTTCTGGCTGTTCTGGAGGGGTGGCTGGCATTCGGGTAGCCAAGGACATTGCTGAGAACAATCCAGGGAGCAGAGTATTGCTGGCTACTTCTGAGACTACCATTATTGGATTCAGACCACCTAGTGCTGAAAGACCCTACGATTTAGTCGGCGTTGCACTCTTTGGCGATGGTGCTGGAGCTATGATAGTCGGCTCAAGTCCTGAACCATCCATAGAGAGGCCTCTGTTCGAGTTGCATACCTCAATGCAGCATTTCTTGCCTGACACGGAGAAAATCATTGACGGAAGGCTTACAGAAGAGGGTATCAGCTTTAAGTTAGGCAGGGAACTTCCTCAAATAATTGAGGACAATATCGAAGGATTTTGCGCTAGATTGATGGATGTTGCTGGATACTCAGAGAAGGACTATAACAAGATGTTTTGGGCTGTCCATCCTGGTGGCCCTGCTATTCTGAACAGAATGGAGAAGAAGCTGGATTTGCTGCCGGAGAAATTGAATGCCAGTAGAAGGGCTTTAGCAGATTTTGGAAATGCTAGCAGTAATACAATTGTTTATGTGCTGGAATACATGTTGGAAGAGAATAAAATTGCAAGAAAGGAGGATCAGAAAGGGAACGAGGAGTGGGGACTAATATTGGCATTTGGCCCTGGAATTACTGTCGAAGGCATTCTTACAAGAACTCTCGCAGTCTGA